One genomic window of Garra rufa chromosome 2, GarRuf1.0, whole genome shotgun sequence includes the following:
- the map3k4 gene encoding mitogen-activated protein kinase kinase kinase 4 isoform X3 — translation MKRMSNKHQRSSQGSKGKDKPCSSSPLSQREREGARSAELPEEHSYKQEKKQRFNQRSNERDNKKTFEGSFMLDPMSKTSAIGSRNMDPRKPYLSLGMLPVRPHRQTSRTDCPADRLKFFETLRLLLKLTSMSSKKKEKEQRGLENTFMGQNNEVIWLELQAWHARRSVVEQDLYLFTARQAIPDIINEVLHFKVDYSSLARLESNILVEESNSCPSETNCKTDTFSFNTCSTPREEIDAAAPFSSALECREHLQRQRVAFDQVKRVMSLLESVEALYPSLQTLQKDYEKYAARDFQGRVQALCLWLNITQDLNQKLRVMGTVLGLRDLSRIGWPIFEIPSPRCSRGNEDDEVDEDETESTATFTADNDGEERTLSEATSDGEQSPCATPKFSRLLSEEEFLPRDNETCYCPTAIYRPFVDKALKQMGLRKLILRLHKLMDRSLQRSRTALLSHMPAQELSAVPGYSLHHCDYLPELSRHVSGQVESESESGRVSWKELVDMDLPSFRPAFLVLCRVLLNVIHECLKLRLEQRPAGEPSLLSIKQLVRECKEVLKGGLLMKQYYQFMLQGVVTDPQGLQTNANIDEFEEDLHKMLEVYFDYMRSWIQMLQQLPQASHSLKNLLEEEWNFTKVITPYIRGGEAQSGKLFCDIAGMLLKSTGDFLDAGLQKSGNEFWECADDSTASDEIRRSVIETSRSLKELFHEARERASKALGFAKMLRKDLEIAAEFKLTNGVPSLLQALKDKNYVKVQIPGLEELQVFVPCDLMEQRLVILQLLNAAAGKDCSKEPDEIPEDEAYLLMSKHGVGDSTNDGAWTEWDGTVLKLVPQMETVDTLRAMKVDNLLLVVMQSAHLVTQRKAFQQSMDELLTLSREQTSSQPLIVSALEQLKNEALQLCIKINTAIDRVDFMFTSEFEAEVEETEKATLQQYYREAMIQGYNFAFEYHKEVVRLMSGEFRRRIGDRYIAFARKWMNFVLTKCESGRGTRPRWATQGFDFLQAIEAAFISALPEDDFLSLQALMNECIGHVIGKPHSPVSSMYFGPRNSPRPVKVPRCHSDPPNPYLFIPSSHPETFSSRSLPCDLRTQLCPPGPRPAPPLPPGEHGHATKFSGGVPNDTRVSSVHENDRLSSVAAELQFKSLSRHSSPTEDREEPSYPKADPSNTARRSWELRNFISQSKDTAASPMEAVRRSIRIFDDKHYVLMRQRNIIGQVCNTPKSYDNVMHVGLRKVTFKWQRGNKIGEGQYGKVYTCINVDTGELMAMKEIRFQPNDHKTIKETADELKIFEGIKHPNLVRYFGVELHREEMYIFMEYCDEGTLEEVSRLGLQEHVIRLYSKQITTAINVLHEHGIVHRDIKGANIFLTSSGLIKLGDFGCSVKLKNNAQTMPGEVNSTLGTAAYMAPEVITRAKGEGHGRAADIWSLGCVLIEMVTGKRPWHEYEHNFQIMYKVGMGHKPPIPEKLSTEGKDFLAHCLESEPKRRWTASALLDHPFVKVCTDEE, via the exons ATAAGCCGTGTTCCTCCAGCCCGTTGTCTCAACGAGAACGTGAAGGAGCCAGATCAGCTGAACTGCCGGAAGAGCACAGCTACAAGCAAGAGAAGAAGCAGCGCTTCAACCAGCGCTCCAACGAGCGGGACAACAAGAAGACATTCGAGGGCTCCTTCATGCTGGATCCGATGTCCAAGACCAGTGCCATCGGCTCCAGAAACATGGACCCCCGCAAACCCTACCTGAGTCTGGGCATGCTGCCCGTTCGCCCTCACCGGCAGACCTCACGCACAGACTGTCCGGCAGACCGCCTCAAATTCTTTGAGACTCTGCGGCTGCTGCTTAAGCTTACCTCCATGTCGTCCAAGAAGAAGGAGAAGGAGCAGCGAGGCCTAGAGAACACCTTTATGGGCCAGAACAACGAGGTCATCTGGTTAGAGTTACAGGCCTGGCATGCCCGCCGTAGCGTCGTGGAGCAGGACTTGTACCTGTTCACCGCCCGCCAAGCCATACCTGATATCATCAATGAGGTTCTGCACTTCAAAGTGGACTATAGCAGCTTAGCCAGGCTTGAGAGCAACATCTTAGTTGAGGAGAGCAACTCCTGTCCTAGTGAAACCAATTGTAAGACTGATACGTTTAGCTTTAACACCTGCTCCACACCCAGGGAAGAGATTGACGCAGCTGCTCCTTTTTCTTCAGCACTGGAGTGCCGGGAGCATCTGCAAAGGCAACGAGTAGCTTTCGACCAGGTCAAGCGGGTCATGTCGCTGTTAGAGTCGGTGGAGGCTTTGTACCCGTCTCTGCAAACCTTGCAGAAGGACTATGAAAAGTATGCCGCACGGGACTTCCAGGGCAGGGTGCAGGCGCTCTGCTTGTGGCTCAACATCACTCAGGACCTGAACCAGAAGCTGCGTGTGATGGGCACCGTGCTGGGCCTCAGGGACCTTTCCCGCATTGGCTGGCCCATCTTCGAGATCCCCTCGCCTCGCTGCTCGCGTGGAAATGAGGACGACGAGGTGGACGAGGATGAGACCGAATCCACTGCTACCTTCACTGCCGACAACGATGGAGAAGAAAGGACCTTGAGTGAGGCGACCAGTGATGGGGAGCAGTCGCCTTGCGCCACGCCAAAGTTTTCTCGTCTCCTGTCAGAGGAGGAGTTCCTCCCGCGGGACAACGAAACATGTTACTGTCCCACCGCCATATACAGGCCGTTTGTGGATAAGGCACTTAAACAGATGGGACTGCGTAAACTGATACTTAGACTGCACAAGCTGATGGACCGCTCGCTGCAGAGGTCCAGAACTGCTCTGTTGAGTCACATGCCGGCTCAAGAG TTGTCAGCGGTCCCGGGTTATTCTTTGCACCACTGTGACTACCTTCCAGAGCTATCTCGTCACGTGTCTGGTCAGGTGGAGTCGGAGTCGGAGTCGGGACGAGTATCGTGGAAGGAGCTAGTGGACATGGACCTACCCTCATTTCGGCCGGCCTTTTTGGTGCTTTGCCGTGTGCTGCTAAATGTTATTCACGAGTGCCTCAAACTGCGCCTTGAGCAAAGGCCTGCAGGGGAACCGTCCCTGCTCAGCATCAAGCAG TTGGTGCGTGAGTGTAAAGAGGTTCTTAAAGGAGGGCTCCTGATGAAACAGTACTACCAGTTCATGCTGCAAGGTGTCGTCACTGACCCTCAGGGTCTGCAGACTAACGCCAACATCGATGAGTTTGAAGAGGATCTTCACAAAATGCTAGAA GTGTACTTTGACTACATGCGCAGCTGGATCCAGATGTTACAGCAGCTGCCTCAAGCCTCCCACAGCCTGAAGAACCTGCTGGAGGAGGAGTGGAATTTTACCAAAGTCATCACTCCATACATCCGGGGTGGAGAGGCCCAGTCTGGCAAACTCTTTTG TGATATTGCTGGCATGCTGCTAAAATCCACTGGAGACTTTCTGGATGCGGGCCTTCAGAAGAGCGGCAATGAGTTCTGGGAGTGTGCGGATGACAGCACTGCTTCGGATGAAATCAG ACGTTCGGTGATTGAGACGAGTCGCTCGCTCAAAGAGCTCTTCCATGAAGCCAGGGAGAGAGCATCTAAAGCATTGGGCTTTGCCAAGATGCTGCGCAAG GATCTTGAGATTGCTGCGGAGTTCAAGTTAACCAATGGAGTGCCCTCTCTCCTCCAAGCACTGAAGGACAAGAATTACGTTAAA GTCCAAATCCCAGGACTGGAGGAGCTTCAGGTTTTTGTCCCTTGTGATCTGATGGAGCAGCGGTTGGTCATCTTGCAGTTGTTAAACGCAGCAGCTGGAAAGGACTGCTCGAAAGAGCCAGACGAGATCCCAGAAGATGAGGCCTACCTGCTCATGAGCAAACATGGAGTCGGGGACTCAACCAACGATGGTGCCTGGACTGAGTGGGACGGCACTGTGCTCAAACTAGTGCCTCAGATGGAGACTGTGGACACGTTACGAGCTATGAAG GTGGACAATCTGTTGCTGGTTGTAATGCAGTCAGCCCACCTGGTGACACAACGCAAAGCCTTCCAGCAGTCCATGGATGAACTTCTCACCCTCAGCCGAGAGCAGACATCCAGCCAGCCACTTATCGTTTCTGCTCTTGAACAGCTGAAG AACGAGGCTCTCCAGCTATGCATCAAGATCAACACCGCAATCGACCGAGTGGATTTCATGTTCACGTCAGAGTTTGAGGCTGAGGTGGAGGAGACGGAAAAAGCCACACTGCAGCAGTATTACAGAGAAGCCATGATCCAGGGCTACAATTTTGCATTTGAG TACCATAAAGAGGTTGTGCGGCTCATGTCTGGAGAGTTCAGGCGGCGGATAGGGGATCGTTACATCGCTTTTGCCCGCAAGTGGATGAACTTTGTCCTCACAAAGTGTGAAAGTGGAAGAGGCACTCGTCCAAG GTGGGCGACGCAAGGCTTTGATTTTCTTCAGGCGATTGAGGCTGCGTTTATATCAGCCTTGCCAGAAGATGACTTTCTG AGTCTGCAAGCTCTAATGAATGAATGTATCGGGCATGTTATCGGCAAACCGCACAGTCCAGTCAGTAGTATGTACTTTG GCCCTCGAAACAGCCCACGACCTGTCAAAGTCCCTCGTTGCCACAGTGACCCTCCAAACCCATACCTCTTCATCCCTTCATCTCATCCTGAGACCTTCAG CTCTCGGAGTCTCCCGTGTGATCTGCGTACCCAGTTGTGTCCCCCAGGTCCCCGCCCCGCCCCTCCGTTACCCCCAGGGGAACACGGCCACGCCACCAAATTCTCCGGCGGCGTGCCTAATGACACCAG GGTTTCTAGCGTACACGAGAATGACCGTCTCTCATCTGTGGCGGCGGAGCTGCAGTTTAAATCTCTCAGTCGCCACTCCAGCCCGACAGAGGACAGAGAAG AGCCCTCGTATCCTAAAGCAGACCCAAGCAATACCGCCCGTCGCAGCTGGGAGCTCCGCAACTTCATCAGCCAGTCAAAAG ACACTGCAGCAAGTCCTATGGAGGCTGTTCGACGCTCCATACGCATCTTCGACGACAAACACTATGTGCTCATGAGACAGCGAAACATCATTGGACAGGTGTGCAACACGCCGAAGTCCTATGACAATGTCATGCACGTGGGCCTGCGCAAAGTCACATTTAAATGGCAGAGAGGCAACAAGATAG GCGAAGGGCAGTATGGAAAAGTTTACACATGCATCAATGTGGACACTGGTGAACTGATGGCCATGAAGGAG ATTCGCTTTCAGCCCaatgaccacaaaaccataaaggAAACAGCAGATGAGCTGAAGATCTTTGAAGGAATCAAACATCCGAACCTTGTCCGCTACTTTGGTGTTGAGTTGCACAGG GAAGAGATGTATATCTTTATGGAGTACTGTGACGAAGGGACCCTGGAGGAAGTGTCTAGACTGGGTCTGCAGGAACATGTCATACGCCTCTACAGCAAGCAGATCACGACGGCAATCAACGTGCTCCATGAACACGGCATTGTCCACCGTGACATTAAAG GAGCCAATATCTTCCTCACATCATCTGGTTTGATAAAGCTAGGGGACTTTGGCTGCTCAGTGAAGCTGAAGAACAATGCTCAGACGATGCCTGGGGAGGTGAACAGCACACTGGGAACAGCAG CTTACATGGCTCCTGAGGTCATCACAAGAGCAAAGGGTGAAGGTCATGGTCGAGCTGCTGATATCTGGAGCCTTGGTTGTGTTCTCATAGAAATGGTCACTGGAAAG AGACCTTGGCACGAATATGAGCATAACTTCCAGATCATGTATAAAGTGGGAATGGGTCACAAACCACCCATTCCTGAAAAGCTAAGCACAGAGGGGAAGGATTTCTTGGCTCACTGCCTGGAAAGTGAACCGAAGCGGCGCTGGACTGCTAGCGCCCTGTTGGACCACCCCTTTGTCAAG GTCTGCACAGATGAAGAGTGA